In a single window of the Nitrospirota bacterium genome:
- a CDS encoding helix-turn-helix domain-containing protein has translation PHDYFSFKTLREARDTFERDFILKKLQENNWNISRTAEVLQIERSNLHRKIKAFGLSQ, from the coding sequence CCCCATGACTACTTCTCCTTCAAGACCTTGAGAGAGGCACGCGATACCTTTGAACGCGATTTTATCCTGAAAAAATTGCAGGAGAACAACTGGAATATATCCAGGACAGCAGAGGTGCTGCAGATTGAAAGGAGTAATCTCCACAGAAAAATAAAGGCCTTCGGTCTTTCACAGTAG
- the dnaX gene encoding DNA polymerase III subunit gamma/tau gives MSYIVLARKWRPDTFDELVGQKTISTILKNAISQERIAHAYLFSGPRGVGKTSAARILAKALNCAEGPTPQPCGKCEFCTSVADGHAVDVMEIDGASNNSVEDIRDLRERVKYAPSAGRYKIYIIDEVHMLSQSAFNALLKTLEEPPPHIVFVLATTASQKIPVTVLSRCQHLSFKRVSFTEMKEHIMHITSEEGIGISGQAVDMIVRAADGSMRDALTLLDQLSAFSAQITDTDVRDLLGVTDVDRIIKMTDALLGGDRKEIISLVDRLYDSGTDFRAFTREFLQFVRTLLISKITSSADDASLSDIEKDFIAKTLPSVTEEELTLLLSEAIKIETDVRNAFSPRIALEVGLIKVSLLSSLRPVGDIIKRIQGLEATSRPAPVSLPKASPEKLPEVLPEKLPEVSPDYRMDNTEVPALKVREVSEDGPVDEGMWDKVLSTLGEQDHILASKLKHAEPVVKAGKLILAFNGGHSIHSESVKKNLEGLKTVLRDSGDPLLGGVRGIDVVQRSKKKSENGRLLVTPEEEKVMKVFGGRIIDKRRTDV, from the coding sequence ATGAGCTACATTGTCCTTGCAAGAAAGTGGAGACCTGATACCTTTGACGAGCTTGTCGGTCAGAAGACCATAAGCACTATCCTCAAGAACGCCATCTCCCAGGAAAGGATCGCCCATGCCTATCTCTTCTCCGGCCCCAGGGGTGTGGGAAAGACCTCTGCGGCGAGGATACTTGCAAAGGCCCTCAACTGTGCAGAAGGCCCGACCCCGCAGCCATGCGGGAAGTGCGAATTCTGCACGTCTGTTGCTGACGGACATGCTGTTGATGTTATGGAGATCGACGGGGCGTCCAACAACAGTGTGGAGGATATAAGAGACCTCAGGGAGAGGGTCAAGTATGCCCCATCCGCGGGGAGATACAAGATATACATTATTGATGAGGTCCACATGCTCAGTCAGTCGGCCTTTAATGCGCTTTTGAAAACCCTTGAAGAGCCGCCCCCTCATATAGTCTTTGTCCTGGCTACCACTGCCTCACAGAAGATCCCTGTTACTGTACTGTCGAGGTGCCAGCATCTCTCATTCAAGAGGGTGTCCTTTACGGAGATGAAAGAACATATAATGCATATAACCTCAGAAGAGGGTATAGGGATATCCGGGCAGGCAGTGGATATGATTGTCAGGGCAGCAGATGGAAGCATGAGGGATGCCCTCACACTTCTTGATCAGCTGTCAGCCTTTTCAGCACAGATAACAGACACTGATGTCCGGGACCTTTTGGGAGTAACGGACGTTGACAGGATTATAAAGATGACGGATGCCCTTCTTGGGGGTGACCGTAAGGAGATTATCTCTCTGGTTGACAGGCTATATGATTCAGGCACGGACTTCAGGGCATTTACAAGGGAGTTCCTGCAGTTTGTCCGGACACTGCTCATATCAAAAATCACCTCCTCTGCAGACGACGCCAGCCTTTCGGATATTGAGAAGGATTTTATAGCAAAGACCCTCCCTTCCGTGACTGAAGAAGAGCTGACCCTGCTGCTGTCTGAGGCCATAAAGATAGAGACGGATGTGCGGAATGCCTTTTCCCCGAGGATTGCCCTTGAGGTTGGGCTCATCAAGGTATCGCTGCTGAGTTCGCTGAGACCTGTAGGAGATATAATAAAGCGCATCCAGGGACTTGAGGCGACATCACGTCCAGCCCCCGTATCCCTCCCGAAAGCCTCACCGGAGAAATTGCCGGAAGTATTGCCGGAAAAATTACCTGAAGTATCGCCGGATTACCGGATGGACAATACGGAAGTGCCGGCACTTAAGGTCCGGGAGGTAAGCGAGGACGGTCCGGTGGATGAGGGGATGTGGGACAAGGTATTGTCAACGCTCGGGGAGCAGGATCACATACTTGCCTCCAAGCTAAAACATGCAGAGCCTGTTGTGAAGGCGGGCAAACTCATCCTGGCCTTTAACGGAGGACACAGCATCCATTCCGAATCCGTTAAAAAGAATCTGGAGGGGCTGAAGACAGTTCTCAGGGATTCCGGAGACCCTCTTCTGGGGGGAGTTAGGGGCATTGATGTAGTGCAGAGGTCAAAAAAAAAGAGTGAAAACGGCCGGTTACTTGTAACCCCTGAGGAAGAAAAGGTTATGAAGGTCTTTGGGGGCAGAATTATAGATAAAAGGAGGACGGATGTCTAA
- a CDS encoding YbaB/EbfC family nucleoid-associated protein, with amino-acid sequence MSKKMLGDIMKQAQKLQAEMAKVQEEAKSKTVEAAAGGGMVTAVANGAGEIVSIKIDREVVNPDDVEMLEDLIVAASNEALRRAQEMVQSEMSRLTGGLKLPGMGGLGDLFGK; translated from the coding sequence ATGTCTAAGAAAATGCTTGGAGACATAATGAAACAGGCCCAGAAGCTTCAGGCCGAGATGGCGAAGGTTCAGGAAGAGGCCAAAAGCAAAACAGTTGAGGCCGCTGCCGGCGGAGGTATGGTAACAGCGGTGGCCAATGGTGCCGGGGAGATCGTGTCGATAAAGATCGACCGTGAGGTTGTCAATCCCGACGATGTGGAGATGCTGGAGGACCTGATAGTGGCTGCAAGCAATGAAGCCCTTAGACGGGCACAGGAGATGGTCCAGTCCGAGATGTCCCGGCTTACCGGCGGACTCAAGCTGCCGGGGATGGGCGGGCTTGGAGACCTTTTTGGTAAATGA
- the recR gene encoding recombination mediator RecR produces the protein MRGIIENLTEELTRLPGIGRRTAQRLAYFILSMPEKDARAIAGAIIDVKEKARFCRECFNITDEELCTICRDESRERESLCVVEEPSNIAVIERTNFFRGRYHVLLGSLSPIDGITPERLKLKELKERIENSGVQEVIIATNPNTRGEMTARYIKELLAPYNVKVTRIAYGLPMGGDIEYADEVTLGKALEGRRELL, from the coding sequence ATGAGGGGAATCATTGAAAACCTTACAGAGGAACTGACCCGGCTGCCGGGAATAGGCAGAAGAACCGCTCAGAGGCTGGCCTATTTTATACTCTCCATGCCTGAAAAAGATGCCAGGGCGATTGCCGGGGCGATTATAGATGTTAAGGAGAAGGCGAGGTTCTGCAGGGAATGTTTCAATATCACAGACGAGGAACTCTGCACTATCTGCAGGGATGAATCACGTGAACGTGAAAGCCTCTGTGTGGTGGAAGAACCAAGCAATATCGCTGTTATCGAGAGGACTAATTTCTTCAGGGGCCGCTACCATGTCCTGCTCGGCTCACTCTCTCCCATTGACGGCATTACCCCTGAGAGGCTGAAGCTGAAGGAGCTGAAAGAGAGGATTGAAAACTCCGGGGTTCAGGAAGTGATAATAGCCACAAACCCAAACACAAGGGGTGAGATGACGGCCAGGTATATAAAAGAGCTGCTTGCCCCTTACAATGTAAAAGTAACGAGGATTGCCTACGGTCTTCCCATGGGTGGAGATATCGAGTATGCAGATGAGGTAACCCTGGGAAAGGCCCTGGAGGGAAGGAGAGAGCTCCTGTAA
- a CDS encoding ABC transporter permease: protein MLLRIKEMIIKEFIQVFRDRRMLAIIFITPVIQMLAFGYAATTDVTNISTAVYDLDKSLESRELVQRIESSGYFSVKVHVEQADEIQDLLERGKVIATIQINRGFSENLKKGIPSSIQVIVDGTDSNTATVAMEYINRIIMNYSGDLSRNIETGTPTIDLRARAWYNPDLRSRNYNVPGVIAIVIMLTCLLLTSMAVVREWEIGTMEQLMVTPLRPIELMLGKTIPFAAIGFFDMLVVTTVAVFWFHIPIEGSLLWLALNTAVYLLSVLGMGLLISTISRTQQQAMMATFLFYIPAVLLSGFMFPIENMPQVIQYGTYINPLRYFLVIIRGIFLKGSGMDILWPQTLSLFLLSIGVVTLSSLRFKKRIQ, encoded by the coding sequence ATGCTTTTACGGATAAAAGAGATGATCATCAAGGAGTTTATTCAGGTCTTCAGGGACAGGAGGATGCTGGCCATTATTTTCATCACACCCGTGATCCAGATGCTCGCCTTTGGTTATGCTGCCACTACCGACGTAACCAACATCTCTACAGCAGTGTATGACCTGGACAAGTCCCTTGAAAGCCGGGAGTTGGTACAGCGGATTGAATCCTCCGGATATTTTTCAGTGAAAGTCCATGTAGAGCAAGCCGACGAGATACAGGACCTTCTTGAAAGGGGAAAGGTCATTGCAACCATACAGATAAACAGAGGTTTTTCAGAAAACCTGAAGAAAGGAATCCCCTCATCGATACAGGTGATTGTGGACGGTACTGACTCAAACACCGCCACTGTGGCCATGGAGTACATAAACAGGATCATAATGAACTACTCCGGTGATTTAAGCAGGAACATCGAAACCGGAACCCCAACGATCGACCTTCGCGCGCGGGCATGGTATAACCCTGACCTGAGAAGCAGAAACTACAATGTCCCCGGCGTCATAGCCATCGTTATCATGCTTACCTGTCTGTTGCTCACCTCCATGGCCGTGGTAAGGGAGTGGGAGATCGGGACAATGGAGCAGCTGATGGTCACCCCTCTACGGCCCATAGAGCTCATGCTCGGCAAGACCATCCCCTTTGCCGCCATAGGATTCTTCGACATGCTTGTTGTCACAACAGTGGCCGTGTTCTGGTTTCATATTCCGATTGAGGGTTCTCTGCTCTGGCTTGCACTTAACACAGCAGTCTATCTGCTTTCCGTCCTCGGAATGGGACTTCTCATATCCACCATATCAAGAACACAACAGCAGGCCATGATGGCAACATTCCTTTTCTATATACCGGCTGTGCTCCTCTCCGGGTTCATGTTTCCCATTGAGAACATGCCTCAGGTCATACAATACGGAACGTATATCAATCCCCTCAGGTATTTTCTTGTAATCATCAGGGGAATTTTTTTAAAGGGCAGCGGCATGGATATTCTCTGGCCTCAGACGTTATCGCTTTTCCTGCTCAGTATAGGTGTTGTCACCTTAAGCTCTTTACGGTTTAAAAAGAGGATTCAGTAA
- a CDS encoding ABC transporter permease has translation MKVSRIRAIAKKELIQIRRDPLSLAMAFLMPVMLLFIFGYAITLDVNNLETVVCDLDKSMLSRELVAQFGESDYFTIIDSVHSQGEIDGYLDRGEALVAITIPQDFSEDIKKGRPAGLQVIVDGSDSNTATIALGYVSGVTGLFSKRISLRQSPPLIDTRVRVWFNEELKSRNFIIPGLIAVIMSVIAALLTSLTVAREWERGTMEQLISTPVKTQEFILGKLIPYFLIGFIDMLISVLLAVFLFDVPMRGSLFLLAVLSSLFLFGGLSLGMLISIVAKSQLVASQIAMVATFLPAFLLSGFMYTIANMPKPLQLITYAIPARYFVSILKDIFLKGNALNMLLFETALLGLFALVVFAIANKQFKKRIE, from the coding sequence ATGAAAGTTTCCAGGATCAGAGCGATTGCAAAAAAAGAGCTGATACAGATCCGGCGGGACCCCCTGAGTCTTGCCATGGCCTTTCTGATGCCCGTGATGCTCCTGTTTATCTTCGGCTATGCCATAACTCTCGATGTGAATAACCTGGAAACCGTAGTCTGCGACCTGGACAAGAGTATGCTGAGCAGGGAACTCGTGGCACAATTCGGCGAATCGGATTATTTCACAATAATAGACAGCGTCCACAGCCAGGGAGAGATTGACGGATATCTTGACAGGGGCGAGGCATTGGTGGCTATAACCATCCCTCAGGACTTCTCTGAAGATATAAAAAAGGGGAGACCGGCCGGGCTTCAGGTCATAGTTGATGGAAGTGATTCAAATACAGCAACCATTGCGCTGGGCTATGTATCCGGTGTGACAGGGCTCTTTTCAAAAAGGATTTCCCTCAGACAGAGTCCCCCGCTTATAGACACACGTGTGCGGGTCTGGTTCAATGAGGAACTTAAGTCAAGAAACTTCATCATTCCAGGTCTAATCGCGGTGATAATGTCTGTTATTGCAGCCCTTCTCACCTCTCTTACTGTTGCACGTGAATGGGAGAGGGGAACCATGGAACAGCTCATCTCAACCCCCGTAAAAACACAGGAGTTTATACTGGGGAAACTCATACCATATTTTCTGATCGGCTTCATTGATATGCTTATATCGGTGCTTCTCGCCGTATTTTTATTTGATGTACCCATGAGGGGGAGCCTCTTTCTGCTGGCAGTGCTCTCATCCCTGTTTCTCTTTGGCGGACTCAGCCTCGGAATGCTTATATCTATAGTTGCAAAGTCCCAGCTGGTAGCAAGCCAGATAGCCATGGTGGCAACCTTCCTTCCCGCCTTTCTGCTTTCCGGGTTCATGTACACCATTGCAAACATGCCCAAGCCCCTCCAGTTAATCACCTACGCCATCCCTGCACGGTACTTTGTGAGCATACTGAAAGATATCTTCCTGAAGGGAAATGCTTTGAATATGCTGCTTTTCGAGACAGCCCTTCTTGGTCTTTTTGCCCTTGTGGTTTTTGCCATAGCCAACAAACAATTTAAAAAGAGGATTGAATAG
- a CDS encoding ABC transporter ATP-binding protein produces MNEKKIAVKVEGLTRTFGDFTAVESIGFAVSRGEIYGFLGPNGAGKSTTIKMLCGLLLPTGGNGTVGGFDIIKESEKIKKTIGYMSQKFSLYDDLSVEENITFFSGMYGVTGKNKKERREWVLEMSGLKERRAVITKTLPGGIKQRLALGCALLHEPPVIFLDEPTSGVDPVSRRNFWSLIYDMAKGGTTVFVTTHYMNEAEYCDRLALIYRGKIIAEGTPTELKVQYMSRHVLEIETDRTFEALEVLSRSGFESALFGSLLHAVVDDVETAIPEIERELGNAGIKVIRVDKIMPSLEDVFVTLIESA; encoded by the coding sequence ATGAATGAAAAGAAGATAGCCGTAAAGGTGGAGGGTCTCACCCGGACATTCGGTGATTTCACCGCAGTGGAGAGCATAGGTTTTGCCGTGAGCAGGGGAGAGATTTACGGCTTCCTGGGACCAAACGGTGCAGGGAAGTCCACTACAATAAAGATGCTCTGCGGACTCCTGCTGCCTACAGGTGGCAACGGCACTGTAGGAGGCTTTGACATCATAAAGGAGTCGGAAAAGATCAAGAAGACCATAGGCTACATGTCACAGAAATTTTCCCTCTACGATGACCTCTCGGTAGAGGAAAACATCACGTTTTTCAGCGGAATGTACGGGGTCACGGGAAAAAACAAGAAAGAGCGCAGGGAGTGGGTGCTTGAGATGTCCGGACTTAAGGAGAGACGGGCTGTGATTACAAAGACCCTGCCGGGAGGAATCAAACAGAGACTCGCACTGGGATGCGCCCTGCTCCATGAGCCTCCTGTAATATTTCTCGATGAACCGACATCAGGGGTTGACCCTGTATCAAGGAGAAACTTCTGGAGTCTCATCTACGACATGGCAAAGGGGGGCACCACGGTCTTTGTCACCACCCATTACATGAACGAGGCTGAGTACTGTGACAGGCTTGCCCTTATCTACAGGGGAAAGATCATTGCCGAGGGGACGCCTACTGAATTGAAGGTGCAGTACATGAGCCGGCACGTCCTTGAGATAGAGACAGACAGGACATTTGAGGCACTTGAGGTTTTGAGCCGGAGCGGCTTTGAAAGCGCGCTCTTCGGGAGCCTGCTTCACGCTGTTGTCGATGATGTGGAGACTGCAATTCCGGAGATCGAAAGAGAGCTCGGGAATGCAGGGATTAAAGTAATCAGGGTTGATAAAATCATGCCGTCACTTGAAGACGTATTCGTGACGCTGATAGAGAGCGCATGA
- a CDS encoding ABC transporter ATP-binding protein, giving the protein MNNEAVAIRTENLLKSFGEYRAIDNLDLEIRRGEIYGLVGPDGSGKTTLMRLLTAIMEPDSGQAWVAGHSVITESERVKEKIGYMSQRFGLYEDLTVIENIIFYADLYDVPRKERPERIERLLGFSNLTPFKARLAGKLSGGMKQKLGLACALIHTPEILFLDEPTNGVDPVSRRDFWKILYDLLKEGITIFVSTAYLDEAERCTRVGLIHNGRLLAEDDPVAMKKSFGYPMIALRADDLRKAMKTLKTVPGVKNISIYGDSLHIALERPELTETIGEELQAAGIVMKGQKNIVPTLEDIFITMVAGDE; this is encoded by the coding sequence TTGAATAACGAAGCTGTGGCAATAAGAACGGAAAATCTCCTGAAATCCTTTGGAGAGTACCGGGCCATTGACAACCTCGATCTGGAGATCAGGAGGGGTGAGATATACGGTCTTGTAGGACCTGACGGCTCGGGAAAGACCACACTGATGAGGCTTCTTACCGCGATTATGGAGCCGGATTCCGGTCAGGCCTGGGTGGCAGGGCATTCCGTGATAACCGAAAGCGAGAGGGTCAAGGAAAAGATCGGATATATGTCGCAAAGGTTCGGTCTCTACGAGGATCTTACTGTGATAGAGAATATTATCTTTTACGCAGACTTGTACGATGTGCCCCGGAAAGAAAGGCCTGAAAGGATTGAGAGGCTTCTTGGCTTCAGCAACCTTACACCTTTTAAGGCAAGGCTTGCCGGAAAACTATCCGGCGGCATGAAACAGAAACTCGGCCTTGCCTGCGCCTTAATCCACACCCCTGAGATACTATTCCTTGATGAGCCAACAAACGGGGTTGATCCCGTATCCAGAAGGGATTTCTGGAAGATACTTTATGACCTGCTGAAAGAGGGGATCACCATATTCGTATCAACAGCCTATCTTGACGAGGCGGAACGATGCACCAGGGTCGGGCTTATCCATAATGGAAGGCTTCTGGCAGAGGACGACCCGGTGGCAATGAAGAAGTCCTTCGGTTATCCCATGATCGCCCTCAGGGCTGATGACCTGAGAAAGGCCATGAAGACGCTAAAGACAGTCCCGGGCGTAAAAAACATAAGCATTTACGGCGACAGTCTCCATATCGCACTTGAACGTCCGGAACTGACTGAGACGATAGGGGAAGAGCTCCAGGCAGCAGGAATTGTGATGAAGGGTCAGAAGAATATTGTCCCCACCCTTGAAGATATATTCATAACAATGGTGGCTGGTGATGAATGA
- a CDS encoding efflux RND transporter periplasmic adaptor subunit: MKKRLLIAGLVIAITATAIYLAMQRGHKPGKAVIIASGNVEVTETDLGFKHPGRVTGLYTDEGQRVEKGQMLAMVDRAELESRVQEHKARLNEALVKLEELRAGARPQEIERARADVGYAKAVFSNAKNNYERDRFLFENGAISARQMDGSEKAYQVALSRFQHARETLSLVMEGPRKEVLQAQKIRVQQAEAALRASEERLKESMIYAPVSGVILRKYVETGETVRGGSPVYTLGDLQNPWIKIYIKEDRLGLVKLGQKAEITTDSYPGKIYEGTITRISSKAEFTPKNVQTEEERVKLVFGVEISVNNENDELKPGMPADVRILLE; the protein is encoded by the coding sequence ATGAAGAAACGACTTTTAATAGCAGGTCTTGTAATCGCAATTACTGCAACAGCCATCTACCTGGCAATGCAGCGCGGGCATAAACCCGGAAAAGCGGTCATTATTGCTTCGGGTAATGTGGAGGTTACGGAAACAGACCTGGGGTTTAAACATCCGGGCAGAGTTACCGGGCTTTATACTGATGAGGGACAGAGAGTGGAAAAGGGGCAAATGCTCGCAATGGTTGACAGGGCGGAGCTTGAAAGCAGAGTACAGGAGCATAAGGCTCGTTTAAACGAAGCCCTGGTGAAGCTTGAGGAGCTCAGGGCAGGGGCCAGGCCACAGGAGATTGAAAGGGCAAGGGCTGATGTCGGTTATGCCAAGGCAGTCTTCAGCAATGCCAAAAATAATTATGAGAGAGACCGGTTCCTGTTTGAAAATGGCGCTATATCCGCCAGGCAAATGGATGGTTCTGAAAAGGCTTATCAGGTGGCCCTCTCACGCTTTCAGCATGCCAGGGAGACCTTGAGCCTCGTTATGGAGGGACCGAGAAAGGAGGTATTGCAGGCACAGAAAATCAGGGTGCAGCAGGCTGAAGCAGCACTCAGGGCATCTGAAGAAAGATTGAAAGAGAGCATGATTTATGCTCCTGTATCAGGTGTGATACTGAGAAAATATGTTGAGACCGGGGAAACGGTTAGAGGTGGAAGTCCTGTATACACGTTAGGGGATCTCCAAAATCCCTGGATAAAGATCTATATAAAAGAAGACAGACTGGGGCTTGTAAAGCTGGGGCAGAAAGCGGAAATCACAACGGATTCCTATCCCGGGAAGATTTATGAGGGTACCATCACCCGGATATCATCAAAGGCAGAGTTTACCCCGAAGAACGTTCAGACTGAAGAAGAGAGGGTGAAACTTGTCTTTGGAGTAGAGATCAGTGTGAACAATGAAAATGATGAACTGAAACCCGGGATGCCCGCAGATGTGAGGATTCTCCTTGAATAA